The following is a genomic window from Chitinophaga caseinilytica.
CGGAAACCTGCCGCAGCCAGCTGTTGAGGATGCCCGTTCCGTTGAGGCACATCAGTACGCCGTTGCGGACTTCTTCCTCCGAATTATTGACATGCATAAAGGTATTGACACGGCTTTGCGCGTCGAACGCAGGCTGGTCGTGCACGGCGTACACCACGCCCGAGGTACCCGCTGTTGTGGCGGCTTCTCCGGGCTGGAGCACATTGAGGGAAAATGCGTTGTTGGGCTGATCGCCGGCGCGATAGGTCACGGGTGTGCCTTCCTGCAGGCCGAGCAATTCCGCCGCCGCCTTCGACACGCGGCCCTGTTCGCCGAATGTGGGCACCACGGGCGCGAGGAGCGACGCATCGATATCATATAATTCCAGCAACCGGCCAGATACTTTCCTTTCCTTGAAATCCCAGAAAATACCTTCCGAAAGCCCGGAGTTGGTAGTGGCAGGAACGCCGGTGAGGCGCATGGCGATGAAATCGCCCGGCAGCATGATGTGCCGGATTTTCGCATATAGTTCCGGCTCATTTTGCCGGACCCATCGGAGCTTGGAGGCCGTGAAATTGCCCGGCGAATTGAGGAGATGCGGCAGCGTATAGTCGTGACCGAGTTGCTGCGCGGCTTCGTCGCCGGTTTGTACGGCGCGGCTATCGCACCAAATTATCGATGGACGTAAAACTTCCAGCTTTTCATCCACACACACCAGCCCGTGCATCTGGTAAGCGATGCCGATCCCTTTCACGGCCGAAGCGTCGAAAGGGAATTGTTGTTGCAGGCGGCGGGTGGCTTTTTGGACTTCCTCCCACCACATTTCCGGGTCTTGCTCCGCGAATCCCGGTTTGGGAACGCGGATGCGCAGCTCTTCGTCGGAGCCGGTGGCAGAAGCAAGGCAGCGCCCGCTCTCAACGTCGAGCAGGGCTGCCTTGATGGAAGAAGATCCGATATCGTAACCTAGTAAAAATGACATGATCGTAGACGTGGTAAAAAGATGCTATCGAAAAAAAACTACCAGAAAATGGTGTAAAGTGCTGTCAGGATACCGCAAATGATGATGGCGCCCACGGCGAAGCCTGGAGCCAGTTTGAACATGCCGGTATCGATCTGGAGCGCTTTCGGATTGTCTTTGCTTTTCGGGTCCATGAGGCTGATGATCACCATCAGCGCCACGATGATCACAAACACCCAGCCCATGCGGTTGATGAACGGCAGGTCGGGGAAGATGAGCATGAGGGCTACAGACAGCGGAATGGCCAGCGCGGCGCCAACCAGTGCGGCGGCCGAGGTGGTGCGTTTCCAGAAGAAGCCCATGATGAAAATGGCGAACACGCCCGGAGAAATGAAGCCGGTGTATTCCTGGATGAACTGGAACGCCTGGTCGAGGTTCCCCAGTGCAGGCGCTACCAACGCGGCGATGATGCAGGAAACTACGATGGCGATGCGGCCTACGTTCACCTGTTCGGCGTCTGTGGCTTCTTTCTTGAAGTGTTTCTTGTAAATATCCAGCGTGAAAATGGTGGCGATGCTGTTGGCCTTTCCGGCGAGGGAAGCCACGATGGCGGCGGTGAGCGCGGCGAACGACAAGCCTTTCAATCCGGCGGGGAGCAGATTGAGGAGGATGGGATACGCGCGGTCGGGTTTTACCTGTTTCACACCGTCTACCACGCCCTGCATTTCATCGGCGAACATGCCGTTTTTCCACAGTACGTAGGTGGCGATGCCGGGCAGTACAACGATGATGGGCATGAGCAGTTTGAGGAAACCGGCGAAGAGGAGACCGTTGCGCGCGGTTTTAAGATCGGCGCCCAGTGCGCGTTGCGTGATGTATTGGTTGCAGCCCCAGTAATTGAGGTTCACGATCCACATCCCGCCGATGAGCACGGCCAGGCCGGGCAGTTCTTTATAGTTGGCGTTGCTCTTGTCGAAGATCATGTGGAAATGTTCGGGGGCTTTTTGCCGGAGGAGCCCAAGCCCGTCCCACATGCCATTCATCGTATTGGCAGCCGCTCCGGTAGACCCGCCGAAATGGTGGGACACCAGGTTCAGCGCCAGGTAAGTGGTGGCCAGCCCGCCGAGGATCAGGAAGAAAACCTGGATCACGTCCGTGAACCCGATCACCTTCATCCCACCCAGGGTGATGATGATGGCAAACACCGCAAGGCCGATCATGCAGGCCGTGAAACTAAAGCCAGAGATCGTGGAAACCGCCAGCGCACCCAGGTAGAGGATGGAGGTGAGGTTCACGAAAACGTACAGCAGCAGCCAGAAAACCGCCATGATGGTGGCCACCGTTCCGTTGTAGCGTTGACTCAGGAACTGCGGCATGGTGTAAATCTTGTTCTTCAGATAAATGGGCAAAAAGAAGATCGCGACCACGAGCAAGGTGGCGGCCGCCATCCATTCATAGGTGGAAATGGCCAGGCCCATCTTGAAGCCGGAACCGCTCATGCCGATGAATTGCTCCGCGGAAATGTTAGACGCGATGAGCGATGCGCCGATGGCCCACCAGGTGAGGGAACCTTCGGCGAGGAAAAAATCTTTCGTGTCGGCGCTGGCCTTTCTTTTCCTGTTGTAAATGTAATAACCGTATCCGGCTACGATCACGAAGTAAATCGCGAACACGATGTAGTCGGATGTTACAAGTTGATGGTTCATATTAGTATCAGTATAACGTGAAGTGGATTAGTGTGTCAAGATAACAACAAATTTTTAATTGTTAAATCTACAGTTAAAAAAATGGGCAAAAAAAGGCCGGGCGTAGTAACGCCCGGCTTAAATAGTTCATTATCAGAATATTACTTCTTTATTGCTGCCATTTCGGATGTTGTGCGATATTCTCGTTAGCGAAGATTTCCGCCTGCGGAATGGGCAGCCAGTATTCCCGGTCGTCTTGCGTCAGATTTACGGCATCCTGTGCCAGGGCAACGTCTTTCGGGCCGCGGTTGATCTGGCGGTTATTTCTCCGCAAGTCCACATAACGGGCCGCTTCAAAAGCCAGCTCCTTGAAACGTTCCTGGATCACGGCGTCGAGCAGTGCGGCCGCGGTGGGGAAGATTTCGGGGACATAGCCGGTGATGCGTGCCGTGCGCAGCGCATTGAGGTCTGCCGCTCCGGCTACAACGTTGGGAGTGGCTTTGCGCGCATTCGCTTCTGCGCGGATCAGGTACATTTCAGCGGTACGGAACAACTTGGCGTCTGCCAGGTTTACAAGGGCCGCCTGCCCGCCCACGAATTTTATGGCCGTCCAGCGGGGCGCATCTACTGTTCCCAGGTTTCTGAAATAGTTCGCGAAGCGGATATCGTTTACCGGATCGAACGACTCCATCAATTTAAACGAAGGCGCCCAGATGATGCGGCCGGTATTGTCGCGGTAGTTGACGCCAAGACGTTCCTCGCCGTTATCGCGTTTCAGTTTCCAGATCACTTCGGCGGTGGAAAGGTCTGTCCAGATATTGGGGAAAGCGGCAGCGGAAGCCAGCGGGCGGGCATCGATCACCTGGGTGGCGAAGTTGATGGCCGCATCATAGTTCTTTTGCAGCAGGGAAGCGCGGGCCTGGATGGCCGTTACGATCAGCGGATCGATGCGCTGGCGGTTCGTTACGACGTAGTTGGCCGGGAAAAGGCCTTTTGCGGCAACCAGGTCTGCATTGATCTGCTGGTAAACTTTCGACACCGCGTCGCGGGGAGGTTTGCTCAGTTTGGACTCGGTCATGACCGGTACGCCGGGCGATGCCGGTTCATAGTCCACGCTGTAATAGCTCAGCAGTTCCAGGTGACTGAACGCACGGAGGGCCAGCAGCTCGGCCTTCAGCCGGTTGCGGGTGACCAGCTCCTCGCCTGTGGCGGGAACCTGATCGATGACGGCGAGCACGCGATTGGCGCGGTCGATCACGTCGTAATATGCGCCCCATGCGGCGGCGGGCTCAGCAGAAGTGCCCGGGTCGTACTGCCAGCGCCAGGGGATCACGCCGCGGCCGGTATTGTTCTCACGCGGCATGGTAGCCTCGTCTGTGAGCAATGTGGTGATGTATTGCGTGGCGCCGTAGTTAAGGCCGGCGTAAACGCCCAATACACCGGTATTCAGCGCGGTTACGTTATTGAATGCGCCTTGCTGCGGAACGCGGTCCTGGGGTTTGATCCCGAGATCACCCAGGCAGCCCGTGCCCAGTAAAGCGACAGCGAGCAAAATATATGCGAGTTGATATGTTCTTCTTTTCATGATGTAAGTGCTTGAGATCAGAAATTCAGTCGGAGACCGGCGGTGTACGTACGTGCGGCCGGATATTCAAACAGGCTGATGTTGTTATTGTCTTCCGGGTCGAAACCTTTCCAGCTGGTGATGGTCAGGATATTCTGCGCCTGAACGTATACCTGTATCTTGCTGAAAATCCGGGTGCGCTCCAGCAGGCTGGCGGGCAGATCGTAAGACATGTTCAGGTTACGGAACCGCAGGTAGGAAGCGTCCTGGATATCTTTGGAATTGAAGCGGCGCGGATCGGAAGTGGAGGGAACGTCGGTGATATCGCCCGGTTTCCGCCAGCGGCGCAGCCAGTCTGTACCCTGGTTGGACGTAGCGAACGAGGGGTTGACGTTGAAGAAGTCTTCGTTGTTGAAGCGTTTGAAGCCCTGTGCGAAGGAGAACAGCGCCTCTACAGACAGCCCTTTCCAGCGGGCGCCCAGGTGGAAGCCTCCGGTAAACGGCGGGTTGAAGGTACCGAATTCGGCCACGCTCATCGTAGAAGCATTATACTGGGCATTCGGCACGATCTTGCCTTCGCGGTCGTAATACTGGCTGCGACCGGTTTCCGGATTCACGCCAGCCCATTTCACCATGTAGTGCGAACCCAGCGGCAGGCCTACGCGGATGATGGAAGTGCCCTGCTCAAATTCGTTCACCGCACCCAGGTTGGTCACTTCATTCTTGTTATAGTTGAAGTTGGCGCCTGCATACAGCGTGAAGTTGCGGGTGCGTACGATATCGCCGCTCAGGTCTACATCGATACCGCGGTTGCGAACGCTGCCGGCATTGATGCGGCGAACGGAGAAACCGGTGGTACGGGAAAGCTGTTCGTCCACGAACAGGTTATCGGTTACCCTGTTGTACCAGTCGAACGACAGGCTGATCCGTTTTTTGAACGCGCTCACATCAAAGCCCACGTTAAACTGCTTGGTGTATTCCCAATCGTAATTCGGATTGCCGATGGCGGCGGGCACTACGCCGGCGGCGCCTGCATACCGGGTGGGCGAATAGGTAGCCATGTACCCGAATGCGCCGGTGCTGGTGAACGCGAACGGTGTCGCGGAAACGCCGTAGCTGGCGCGCAGGCGGAGCACATCCAGTTTTTCGGTAGCGTTGAACATGAAATCTTCTTTCAACACGTCCCAGCCAGCACCTACCGACCAGAAGTTATGCCAGCGGTTATCTTTCGGAACGGTGGAAGAACCATCGCGGCGGAAGGCCAGGTTCAGCGTATACTTGTCGGCGTAGCTGTAACGCCCCATAAAGATGAAAGATGCAAGCCCCGTCCCGAACTTGCCGCCACCCAATACCGGGATGAAACCATTGGTGGAATTGCCCGGCGTGATACCGGCGGGCGTTTCGGGGAAGAGGCCGTTGATGCCGTAGCCGGTCATGGTGGAGTTGGAAGATTTGGTACGGATGAATTCGTAGATCAGCGACGCTTCATAATCGTGCTTGTTTTTATTCTCATGGAAGGTAAGCCCGTAGTTGCCCGTGAACTGCCAGTATTTATCAAAACCTTGTTGATAGGAGCCCTGGCGGCCGGTTTGCTGGCTTCCGGTGTAGGAGTCGGGGTTGATGTAGCGCGACAGGTCGTGCTGGCGGTAATCCATACCCATGGTGGTACGGGCATAGAGATTCTTCAGCAGGTCGTACCGCAGGTTCATGCTCAGCGTTCCCTTGAGCTTATTGGTCTGGTTCGTGGTATTGAGCGTACGCTCCAGTGCATCCGATCCCTCGCGCAAATCGTATACACCGCCAAACCGGTCAGCGTTCCCGGAATGTACCAGCACGCCGTTGATATAGGGCGCTTCATACGGCAGGCCATAATATGCCGCCGCGAAGGTATTTACGACCGAAGAGGAGTTTTCATTTTCGATGCCGCTGACTTCGGAATAGCCGACCGCAGCGTTTACAGCGCCGGTGAAACGGTCGCCCTTAAAGTCTACGTTGGAGCGGAAGCTGTAGCGCGTCAATCCGGAACGGAGCGCGATACCTTCCTGGTTGAAGTAATTGAGGGATGTATAGAACCGGGTGTTTTCGTTCCCGCCGGAAAGGTTTACTTCGTGTTCCTGGAATTTCGCACGGTCGCGCAGGAAGATCTTGGACCAGTCGGTATTGATATTCCGGAGACTGTCCAGAATTTTCGCTCTTACTGCTTTGTCGGGCTCGGACGAGGCATCGTTTTTCGGGGAGAACTCCCATCCTACCCCAAATTCTTCTTCCTCTTCGAATTGGAGGCGCTGGTCGATATTCATGATATCGAATTTCGGGCGGGTGCGCTCCGACCATCCGTACTGCGTTTTGGCGCCGAGGCGGAGTTTGCCGGCCTTACCGCGGCGGGTGGTGATAACGATCACGCCGTTTGCCCCGCGGGAACCGTAGAGCGCGGTGGCCGTCGCATCCTTGTATACGTTCACCGTTTCGAAGTCGGCCGCGTTCAATGTCGCGAACTCACCGCCTTCCAGGGCAATACCGTCGATAATGTACAACGGCGCGGTGGTGCCGCTGATCGAGCCCGGGCCGCGGATCACTACGCGGTTGGCCGTGCCCGGCTGGCCGCTGCCCGAAGTACTGTACAGGCCTGCAACACGGCCCTGCAGCATCTGGTCGAACGTGGCAGCGGGCACATCCTTGAGCTTTTCGCCGGAAACGGTCCCAACGGAACCAGTGAACTTGCTGCGTTGCGTAGCGCCGTATCCGCTCACCACATATTCGCTCAGCTGCTTTTCATCTGCGCTCAGCGTCATATTGATCGTGGACTGGTTGCCGATAGCCACTTCGCGGGGCGTGTACCCCACAAACGAAAACACCAGCGTGCCGTTGGCCGGTGCAGTCAACTGGTAATCGCCATCGGAATTCGTAACGGTACCCCGCGATGTACCTTTAATGGTTACGGTTACTCCGGGAAGAGGGGTTCCACCAAGACCATCGGTGACTCTGCCGGAAATGGAACGGTCTTGCGCGATGGCCGGTATACACGCCATCATCGCAAGCCATAGGGAAAGGACTTGCTTCATAATCATTCGCATTTAGATTTTGACTTTGTTAGTACATAGGGCTACATGCAGGGTGTACGGGACATACGGGTTACTCACCTTTCCTGAAGCTGAGGAGAAGAAAGGTAAAATACTGCCACGGATGAAAAGTGCGTACAATTCTTACATGCGCTGAATTAAAAAATTGGTAAAAGTGTAAAAATTGGATGAAATCTGGCTTTGCTCACAGGAGACCACATTTTGGTTAATCACAATGCTAGGCTACAAATAGTCGTTAGGGCATGGTCTCCCTCCTGTTACTCGATTTAGATTTGACACAAATGTAATGAATGTTCGTTCACAAGAAAAAAATTCCGTGTCATTAGATAAAAAAAGCCAGCGGGCGCTGGCTTTTTCATTTTATGCGATGCGTTACCGGTTAACCGGCTTTCGTGATCTTGAACGTCCAGGCGTGCTCGCAGGGCGTTTCCTTCGCGGTGAGTTTCGGAACGGTTACGGTGATGCCTTTCGCGGTTTTCGTCCACTTCAGATTGCCGGGCCTGCCCAGCATCTGCACCGTGGTACCGCTGGCGGGCGTAACGCCGTTGATCTCCAGTACGCCTTCCGGCATTACCGGTGCGATGGCGTACACCACATCTCCCTTGCGGGTGAAGAACAGTTCTTTGCGGGCGTATCCCGGCGCGGGGTCTACCGTTTGCTTCAGGAGCACTTCGGCGCTTACGTATCCCTGGTGCTTGGGCTGCTCGCGGCTGCCGGCGGTCCATTGCACCGGGGTTTTCCAGGCACGGGTATCATAGATCGCTTCTCCGTTCACATCCAGCCACTTCCCGATCTGCAGCAATCTTTCCTGCATGATGGGCGGGATCTTGCCGTGCCCGTCGGGCCCGATGTCGAGCAACAGATTGCCGCCGCTGCTCACGATGTCGAGCAGCAGGTAAATGAGCGACTGCGCGCTGTTGTAATCTTCGATATCCTCGTTACGGTTATATCCGAAAGAATACCCCATGCCACGGCACTCTTCCCAGGGCTTGCTGAACGTTTTCCCGACTTCGTACTCCGTCGTGAAATATCCGCCGTGATGCTGCCGGATGCCTTTGCCCCAGCGGTCGTTCACCACTACGGTACTTTTCACCGGCGATTCGTTATACAGCCAGGTGAGGAACTCGCGCGATTTCCAGAGCGTATCGGTCTGGTCCCATTCGCCGTCGGGCCACACGATATCCGGCTGGTACCGGTTCACGAGGTCTTTCAGCTGGGGGATCATGTGGGAGTCGACATACTCGTCGTATTTTTTGTTCGCGTACAGCGGGTTATACCATTCGTACAGCGAATAATAGAAGCCCATTTTCACAGGGGTCTTCTTCACCGCAGCGGTCAGATCGCCGAGCACATCGCGTTTGGAAGCCGCGTCCATGGCGTTCCATGGGCGACCGAAGGCTTTCGTCGCTTCCTTGCTGGGCCACAGCGCGAAGCCGTCGTGATGTTTGGAAGTGAGCACTACGTATTTGGCGCCCGATTTTTCGAAGAGTTTCGCCCAGGCATCGGGGTCGAAGTCTTCGGCTTTGAAAAGATCAGCGAACTGGTAATACGAAAAATCCTTTCCGTACACGCTGTTGTGATGATCAAGCACCGCGGTGGTGCCGTTTTGCCCGTTGCCGTACGTCTTGCCCGACTGCAGCCAGTGCTGGTACCATTCGGAATACACGCCCTTAGGCGCCCATGCCGGAACGGAATACACGCCCCAGTGAATGAATATCCCGAATTTCGCGTTCTCGAACCAGGCGGGGACCGGCCTGCTATCCAAAGATTCCCAGGTGGGCTTGTACTGCGCCATGGCGGTTGCCGGGAGCAGCGCCCATACCAGGAGCTTCAGCCATTTTCTCATCATATGTGGTTTTATTTTTTTCTAGAGTAACTGTTCTACCGGCACGTTCATCGTCTTCCCCCTTTCCATCGACAACGGCAGCAGATGTTGCCCGTACTTCAACACCAGGTTGCGGCCGGTGGTAGACCGCAGCGTGATGGCGGTCAACTGTCCGTCTGCCCAGGCCAGGTCCACTTCAAACCCGCCCCGCACGCAAAGCCCCGTCACTTTCCCCGTTTTCCATTGCGCGGGCAATGCGGGCAACAGTTCCACGTAGGCGCCGTGGCTTTGCACGAGTGCTTCCGCGATGCCTGCCGTGCCCCCGAAATTCCCGTCTATCTGGAACGGCGGATGGTTATCGAACAAATTGGGCAGCGTACTTTTCGACAGCAGGGCCTGCATGTGGTTGTAAACACTGTCTCCCTGCTTGAGGCGTGCGTAGAAATTGATGATCCACGCGCGGCTCCAGCCGGTATGTCCGCCGCCTTTGCCGAGCCTCCCGGTGAGGGTGCGCATCGCGCCTTCGAAGAGCGACGGTGTTTGTTCGGTGATCTCGCTGCCGGGGTACAGGCCGAACAGGTGCGAGATGTGCCGGTGGCCGGGCTCCACTTCTTCATATTCGTTGATCCATTCCAGGATGCGGCCGTCTTTGCCGGTGCGGGTAGGCGGCAATTGCCGGATGATGCTTTCCCAACGTTGGGCGTCGGCGGAATCGATACGGAGCGCATGCGCGGCGGCTACGCATTTGGAAAGGAATTCGCGGAGGATCTGGTTGTCCATCGTAGGCCCGTACGTCAGCCCTGTCGGTTTGCCGGTAACGGGGTGCACGAACTGGTTTTCGGGGGAACTGGCGGGCGATGTCACGAGGTATCCTTCCGGGCTTTTCACGAGAAAATCTTCCACGAATTCGGCATGTTCCTTCATGATGGGATATGCTTTTTCGCGGAGGAATTTATAATCGAGCGTGAAGGCGAAGTGTTCCCAGAAATGGAGGCACATCCAGCTGGCGCCCATAGGGAAAGTGCCCCACCCTACGCCGTTCTGGACACCGGTTTTGCCGAATGCGTCGGTGCAGTGATGCACTACCCATCCGCGGGCATTGTACATTTTTTTTGCGGTGATGCGGCCTTCCGGGCGGATGCGGTCCATGAAATCGAACAGGGGCGCGGTGGTCAGGGAAAGGTTGGTGACTTCCGCGGGCCAGTAGTTCATTTGCAGGTTGATGTTGGTATGGAAATCCGCGTTCCAGGGCGCGTCCAAATGCTGGTTCCAGATCCCCTGGAGGTTGGCGGGCAGCACGCCCGGCCCCCGCGAGCTGCTGAGCAGCAGGTAACGGCCGTATTGGAAATACAATTCGGTAAGGTCTGCATCTTCCCCGCCTTTCCGCACCAGGGCGAGGCGCTCGTCTGTTGGGAGGCTCGCGTTGACGGAGGTGCCGAGATCCAGGCTCACACGTTGCATGACAGGACTAAAATCCGCGATATGTTTCGATTTGATGGCGGCGTACGGCTTCGCAGCAGCGGCGGTGAGCAACCGGCGGCATTTGGCCATGGCTGCGGCTACGCCGGGATCGAGGTCCATTTTTGCGGCATTGTAGCTCGTAGCGCCCTGGATGTAGAGTGTAACGGCGCCGGCGCCCTTCACCTGAATCGTCCCGTTTTTCGCTACGGCCGTTCCGCCGGACGGTGTTACCTGCACGATGCCCGCAAAGCGCATGTGCGCACCTTCGGGGCCTTTATTCTCTTTTTCGTTTTTATCGATGATCTGCCCGTCCATCACCAGTTGCCGGCCGATGGCCGTCACCTTCGCGTCTTTGAGCTTTTGCGCCGTATCGCGCGGGTCGGGGCGGGAGATGGAAATTATAGCATTGAGGGCGCCCGGTTTGGAGGCGGAAATATGAACGGCGATGATGTTGTCGGGGTTGGATGCGATCACTTCCTGCCGGTATTCCACGCCGTTGACCGAAAAAGTGGTAAGCGCCACGCCGGTTTGCAGATCGAGGCTGCGGCGGTACCCTTCCGTTCCATCGAAACCATAATCGATGTTGACGTTCATGAGCGTCTGGTTGGAACGGAAGCTGCGGGCGGGGCGCGGCGGATTGCTGCCGTCTGTGGCGAGGAAATACTTGTCTGCCAGTGCGAACGCTTCGGCGTTTTTGTTTTCGAAGATAAGTTTCCGGATGGTGTCGAGATACTGACCGGCATTGGCGTTACCATCGTTGAATTTGACACCGGCCCAAACGCTTTCTTCGTTGACCTGGAGGATTTCTTTGCCGGTGCGGCCGTAAACCATGGCGCCAAGGCGGCCGTTCCCTACGGGCAAGGCTTCTTCCCACCGCGCGGCGGGCCTGGCGTACCAGAGTGTTTGAGGAGTCTGTTGCGCCAGGGCCGAATTCCCCAGCACCATCATGAGTACAAGGATCTTTTTCATAACCGTTAACGTTGCTTGAACAATATACTGCGCCACCGCGGCGATTACAAGCCACGGTGAATTAAACATCAATAATGGATATAATCTGTCATGCCGGAACGAGCCCCGCCAGCATGCGGCCCGCTTCGGAACCGATGGCGATGCCCATCCCTCCCATTCTCACGGCAAGGAATATACGATCAGAATGTGCCCTTATGACGGGTTGTTTCGTTCCACCGAAAGCCATAATGCCCGACCAGCGGTGTTCTACAGTTACATCGCGGCCCGGAAGGATGATGGTCCGCAGTTTCTCTTCCAGGTCTGCCTGGATGCGCGCGTTCAGTTGCAGTTCGGTCGTAGTTTCTCCTTCGAAGTCGAGATTGCGGCCGCCGCCGAACAGCACCCGGCCCTGCAATTCCCTGAAATAGTAATATCCTTTGTCGAAATGATAAATCCCCTTGAACGGCAAGCCTTTCACGGGTGCCGTCACCAACACCTGCCCGCGGCCGGGGGAAATATCCAGCCCGGAAACTAATGCAGGCGTGAAGGCGTTCGTGCAAACGGCCACGTAATCCGCGGTCAGGGAAAGGCCGCCCTGCAGGTGAACGGTTACGGAGCCGGGAGATTCATCCATCCCCTTCACCTCGCATCCCGTTTTTATTTCTATCCCCCGTTCGATAGCGAGATCGATGAGGGTGCGCATCATTTTTCCGGTGTTCAGTTCTCCTTCGAAATTGTTCTGTACCAGGTGTTTGGCAACGATCCCCATGCCCGGGAGCTTGCCGTCGGCGATGGAAAATGCCGGCCCGGGCAAAATGCCGCCCAGGAGCTCGTTCACTTCATCGAGCCGCGCCAGCGCAGGCGCTTCGGCGTCGGAGATCAACTCGTAACTGCCGTTCTCGCGGTAATCCATCCGGTCGTCGCCGATGCGGGAACGCAGGAGCTGGAGGCCCTTACGCCGCAGGTTCACCAGCTGCACCACCGCGTCGGCGGGCATGTGCTCCAGGTCGTCGAGGATTTCGGTGAGGCTGCCGATGCAGGCGAACCCGGCGTTGCGGGTACTGGCCCCCACGGGCAAAAGCCCCCGTTCCAGCACGGCGATCCGCCGGCGGG
Proteins encoded in this region:
- a CDS encoding sodium/sugar symporter, with the translated sequence MNHQLVTSDYIVFAIYFVIVAGYGYYIYNRKRKASADTKDFFLAEGSLTWWAIGASLIASNISAEQFIGMSGSGFKMGLAISTYEWMAAATLLVVAIFFLPIYLKNKIYTMPQFLSQRYNGTVATIMAVFWLLLYVFVNLTSILYLGALAVSTISGFSFTACMIGLAVFAIIITLGGMKVIGFTDVIQVFFLILGGLATTYLALNLVSHHFGGSTGAAANTMNGMWDGLGLLRQKAPEHFHMIFDKSNANYKELPGLAVLIGGMWIVNLNYWGCNQYITQRALGADLKTARNGLLFAGFLKLLMPIIVVLPGIATYVLWKNGMFADEMQGVVDGVKQVKPDRAYPILLNLLPAGLKGLSFAALTAAIVASLAGKANSIATIFTLDIYKKHFKKEATDAEQVNVGRIAIVVSCIIAALVAPALGNLDQAFQFIQEYTGFISPGVFAIFIMGFFWKRTTSAAALVGAALAIPLSVALMLIFPDLPFINRMGWVFVIIVALMVIISLMDPKSKDNPKALQIDTGMFKLAPGFAVGAIIICGILTALYTIFW
- a CDS encoding alpha-L-fucosidase, coding for MMRKWLKLLVWALLPATAMAQYKPTWESLDSRPVPAWFENAKFGIFIHWGVYSVPAWAPKGVYSEWYQHWLQSGKTYGNGQNGTTAVLDHHNSVYGKDFSYYQFADLFKAEDFDPDAWAKLFEKSGAKYVVLTSKHHDGFALWPSKEATKAFGRPWNAMDAASKRDVLGDLTAAVKKTPVKMGFYYSLYEWYNPLYANKKYDEYVDSHMIPQLKDLVNRYQPDIVWPDGEWDQTDTLWKSREFLTWLYNESPVKSTVVVNDRWGKGIRQHHGGYFTTEYEVGKTFSKPWEECRGMGYSFGYNRNEDIEDYNSAQSLIYLLLDIVSSGGNLLLDIGPDGHGKIPPIMQERLLQIGKWLDVNGEAIYDTRAWKTPVQWTAGSREQPKHQGYVSAEVLLKQTVDPAPGYARKELFFTRKGDVVYAIAPVMPEGVLEINGVTPASGTTVQMLGRPGNLKWTKTAKGITVTVPKLTAKETPCEHAWTFKITKAG
- a CDS encoding xylulokinase; the protein is MSFLLGYDIGSSSIKAALLDVESGRCLASATGSDEELRIRVPKPGFAEQDPEMWWEEVQKATRRLQQQFPFDASAVKGIGIAYQMHGLVCVDEKLEVLRPSIIWCDSRAVQTGDEAAQQLGHDYTLPHLLNSPGNFTASKLRWVRQNEPELYAKIRHIMLPGDFIAMRLTGVPATTNSGLSEGIFWDFKERKVSGRLLELYDIDASLLAPVVPTFGEQGRVSKAAAELLGLQEGTPVTYRAGDQPNNAFSLNVLQPGEAATTAGTSGVVYAVHDQPAFDAQSRVNTFMHVNNSEEEVRNGVLMCLNGTGILNSWLRQVSGGISYDRMNQLAEKAPPGAEGLRIFPFGNGAERILENRLPGASVHGLDFGIHSQGHLLRAGQEGIVFALAYGMDIMRDMGLRINRVRAGKANMFLSPLFREAFANATGAEIELYNTDGAQGAARGAGVGAGVFASFGEAFRGMDCLATISPDEKQTVYQNAYADWKIKLQQILSNR
- a CDS encoding SusC/RagA family TonB-linked outer membrane protein yields the protein MKQVLSLWLAMMACIPAIAQDRSISGRVTDGLGGTPLPGVTVTIKGTSRGTVTNSDGDYQLTAPANGTLVFSFVGYTPREVAIGNQSTINMTLSADEKQLSEYVVSGYGATQRSKFTGSVGTVSGEKLKDVPAATFDQMLQGRVAGLYSTSGSGQPGTANRVVIRGPGSISGTTAPLYIIDGIALEGGEFATLNAADFETVNVYKDATATALYGSRGANGVIVITTRRGKAGKLRLGAKTQYGWSERTRPKFDIMNIDQRLQFEEEEEFGVGWEFSPKNDASSEPDKAVRAKILDSLRNINTDWSKIFLRDRAKFQEHEVNLSGGNENTRFYTSLNYFNQEGIALRSGLTRYSFRSNVDFKGDRFTGAVNAAVGYSEVSGIENENSSSVVNTFAAAYYGLPYEAPYINGVLVHSGNADRFGGVYDLREGSDALERTLNTTNQTNKLKGTLSMNLRYDLLKNLYARTTMGMDYRQHDLSRYINPDSYTGSQQTGRQGSYQQGFDKYWQFTGNYGLTFHENKNKHDYEASLIYEFIRTKSSNSTMTGYGINGLFPETPAGITPGNSTNGFIPVLGGGKFGTGLASFIFMGRYSYADKYTLNLAFRRDGSSTVPKDNRWHNFWSVGAGWDVLKEDFMFNATEKLDVLRLRASYGVSATPFAFTSTGAFGYMATYSPTRYAGAAGVVPAAIGNPNYDWEYTKQFNVGFDVSAFKKRISLSFDWYNRVTDNLFVDEQLSRTTGFSVRRINAGSVRNRGIDVDLSGDIVRTRNFTLYAGANFNYNKNEVTNLGAVNEFEQGTSIIRVGLPLGSHYMVKWAGVNPETGRSQYYDREGKIVPNAQYNASTMSVAEFGTFNPPFTGGFHLGARWKGLSVEALFSFAQGFKRFNNEDFFNVNPSFATSNQGTDWLRRWRKPGDITDVPSTSDPRRFNSKDIQDASYLRFRNLNMSYDLPASLLERTRIFSKIQVYVQAQNILTITSWKGFDPEDNNNISLFEYPAARTYTAGLRLNF
- a CDS encoding RagB/SusD family nutrient uptake outer membrane protein, with protein sequence MKRRTYQLAYILLAVALLGTGCLGDLGIKPQDRVPQQGAFNNVTALNTGVLGVYAGLNYGATQYITTLLTDEATMPRENNTGRGVIPWRWQYDPGTSAEPAAAWGAYYDVIDRANRVLAVIDQVPATGEELVTRNRLKAELLALRAFSHLELLSYYSVDYEPASPGVPVMTESKLSKPPRDAVSKVYQQINADLVAAKGLFPANYVVTNRQRIDPLIVTAIQARASLLQKNYDAAINFATQVIDARPLASAAAFPNIWTDLSTAEVIWKLKRDNGEERLGVNYRDNTGRIIWAPSFKLMESFDPVNDIRFANYFRNLGTVDAPRWTAIKFVGGQAALVNLADAKLFRTAEMYLIRAEANARKATPNVVAGAADLNALRTARITGYVPEIFPTAAALLDAVIQERFKELAFEAARYVDLRRNNRQINRGPKDVALAQDAVNLTQDDREYWLPIPQAEIFANENIAQHPKWQQ